One segment of Saprospiraceae bacterium DNA contains the following:
- a CDS encoding RNA polymerase sigma factor codes for MSETEIIQGCLRGSAQCQRALYERFAGKMYAVCLRYARTQTDAADILQEGFLKVFSKLGQFQFQGSFEGWIRRIMVNTALRTYQKQRFDQETFGHERLPEAPVDADAIAALSEAELLDLIAHLPEGYRIVFNLVAIEGYAHAEVAEILGIQESTSRSQLTKARRWLCEQVEVMHKIVDCTNLESK; via the coding sequence TTGAGCGAAACGGAAATAATTCAGGGTTGTCTGCGCGGTTCAGCGCAGTGTCAGCGCGCCTTGTACGAGCGATTTGCCGGCAAGATGTATGCGGTGTGCCTACGTTATGCCCGCACTCAGACCGACGCTGCCGATATTCTTCAGGAAGGTTTTTTGAAGGTCTTTTCAAAATTGGGCCAATTCCAATTTCAAGGTTCGTTTGAAGGGTGGATACGCCGCATCATGGTCAATACGGCCTTGCGGACTTATCAGAAACAGCGATTCGACCAAGAGACATTTGGTCACGAGCGCTTGCCCGAAGCACCAGTGGATGCGGATGCCATTGCGGCGCTCTCGGAAGCAGAATTGTTGGACCTGATTGCCCATTTGCCCGAGGGGTACCGGATAGTGTTCAATCTTGTCGCCATTGAGGGATACGCTCACGCAGAAGTGGCAGAGATATTGGGCATTCAAGAAAGCACCTCCCGCTCGCAACTCACCAAAGCACGGCGTTGGTTGTGCGAACAGGTGGAAGTCATGCACAAGATTGTTGACTGCACAAATTTGGAATCAAAATGA
- a CDS encoding S9 family peptidase: MKHSLTLSLFFAPLLLFSQNKKILDHADVHRWQKIEQPRISNNGQWVAWVQVSVTEGDPALHLWNASTAQTQVFHRATDARFSEDGELLVFRIKPALDTIKAQRRRKVKEEDLPKDTLGIVSLADGTFEKIARVKNFALPEKWSGWLFFQIEGEKAQPMPKDSTVSAPDSAQTTPKTVAKGDGKKAKSEDKENGYRLIVRNTSSGHQDTFGYVTQFVLAEKNKRFLLHTTGIGDTLIFGANPNTATSGVYFINLENWHLRPLFRAKGKFPHIALDKPGDQAAFIADTDTGKARIRPYQLCYWDFLQDSARVIADPNSNFLSQFPSTMADDATRQGAKWGISEHAQPIFSDNGSKLFFNVAPPPVLNDTTLLPEEIVNVEVWSWTDERLYTQKKVMLENEKKRGYPVVWRVSEKRFVPLGGPDMPELRLQEERDAELALGFTEEPYAHYLSSEGTAHKDLFAVDLRTGQKKQLVRDLRCNPRLSPQARHIAWWSAPDSAWFAWNPRTAINTRLTDNHAVLFFREDTDVPDYPAEHGLAGWLEGDAAMLVYDKYDIWQIDPEGKKKPQRLTQGRETETTYRYLKLDPEEKSIPTNGVLLLHQFNHSTKAEGYAWLDLNGNKMSQWLNGDFSFSRQPLKAKNANTLLFTKGNFQAFPDLHTTEIPTAKQANLRTAPTAPPQAISNANPQQSEYKWGRIELVYWTSFSGEKHTGLLVKPEDFDPTNQYPMIVNFYEKVSDGLHQHRSPDFHRSQINYTYYASRGYLIFAPDIHYQTGFPGESAFNAIMSGVAALIEKGFVAPKRVALQGHSWGGYQAAYIVTRTNLFACAEAGAPVANMTSAYGGIRWESGLSRAFQYERQQSRIGGTLWEYPMRYLENSPLFSLDKVQTPLLILHNDKDGAVPWYQGIELFTALRRLGKPAWLLNYNDEPHWPVKLQNRIDFQVRMAQFFDHYLLGAPLPRWMQRGVPPIEKGILQGLELAEERH, translated from the coding sequence ATGAAACACTCACTTACACTCTCGCTCTTTTTTGCGCCGCTGCTCCTTTTTTCTCAAAACAAAAAAATACTTGACCATGCCGACGTGCATCGGTGGCAAAAAATCGAACAACCGCGCATCTCCAACAATGGACAATGGGTAGCTTGGGTGCAAGTCTCCGTGACGGAGGGCGACCCCGCGCTGCACCTTTGGAACGCAAGCACCGCGCAGACGCAGGTGTTTCATCGAGCCACCGACGCGCGTTTTTCAGAAGACGGCGAATTGTTGGTTTTCAGAATAAAACCCGCCCTCGACACCATCAAAGCCCAGCGCCGACGCAAGGTGAAAGAAGAAGATTTACCCAAAGACACGCTCGGCATCGTTTCGCTTGCCGATGGAACTTTTGAGAAAATCGCGCGGGTGAAAAATTTCGCGCTCCCCGAAAAATGGTCGGGCTGGCTTTTTTTCCAAATAGAAGGAGAAAAAGCCCAACCCATGCCAAAAGACAGCACCGTCAGTGCGCCCGATAGCGCCCAAACCACCCCCAAAACCGTCGCCAAAGGAGATGGCAAGAAAGCCAAATCAGAGGACAAGGAAAATGGCTATCGCCTCATCGTGCGCAACACCAGCAGTGGACATCAAGACACCTTCGGCTATGTCACCCAGTTTGTGTTGGCCGAAAAAAACAAGCGTTTTCTGCTCCACACAACAGGCATCGGCGACACCCTGATTTTTGGGGCCAACCCCAACACCGCGACTTCGGGCGTTTATTTCATCAACTTGGAAAACTGGCACCTCCGCCCACTGTTCAGAGCAAAAGGCAAATTTCCGCACATCGCATTGGACAAACCGGGGGACCAAGCCGCTTTCATAGCCGATACGGATACGGGTAAGGCCCGCATTCGGCCTTATCAGTTGTGTTACTGGGATTTTTTGCAGGATTCAGCCCGTGTCATCGCCGACCCAAACAGCAACTTTCTGAGCCAATTTCCCTCCACAATGGCCGATGATGCCACAAGGCAAGGCGCAAAATGGGGCATCAGCGAACACGCGCAGCCCATTTTCTCCGACAATGGTTCCAAGCTTTTCTTCAATGTGGCACCACCGCCCGTTCTGAACGACACCACTTTGCTTCCCGAGGAAATCGTGAATGTGGAAGTGTGGTCGTGGACCGACGAACGCCTCTACACGCAAAAGAAAGTGATGCTGGAGAATGAGAAAAAAAGGGGGTACCCTGTGGTGTGGCGCGTTAGCGAAAAACGCTTTGTGCCACTCGGGGGGCCGGATATGCCTGAATTGCGTTTGCAGGAAGAGCGAGATGCCGAGCTGGCGCTGGGCTTTACGGAAGAACCTTATGCGCATTACCTCAGCTCGGAAGGAACCGCGCACAAAGATTTGTTTGCCGTTGATTTGAGAACGGGGCAAAAAAAGCAGCTCGTCAGGGACTTGCGTTGCAATCCGCGACTCTCGCCCCAAGCTCGGCATATTGCTTGGTGGAGCGCCCCCGACTCTGCGTGGTTTGCATGGAACCCCCGCACGGCTATCAATACCCGGCTTACCGACAACCATGCCGTCCTTTTTTTCAGAGAAGACACCGATGTGCCGGATTATCCCGCCGAACACGGATTGGCGGGGTGGCTTGAAGGCGATGCGGCCATGCTGGTCTATGACAAATACGATATTTGGCAAATTGACCCCGAAGGCAAGAAGAAACCCCAGCGCCTGACGCAAGGCCGCGAGACGGAAACGACCTACCGCTACTTAAAACTTGACCCGGAGGAAAAAAGCATCCCCACAAATGGGGTGCTGTTGTTGCATCAATTCAACCATTCGACAAAGGCAGAGGGCTATGCTTGGCTGGATTTGAATGGAAATAAAATGTCACAATGGCTCAATGGCGATTTTTCATTTTCAAGACAACCCCTAAAAGCGAAAAACGCCAACACCCTCCTTTTTACGAAGGGAAATTTTCAGGCTTTCCCCGACCTCCACACAACCGAAATACCCACCGCCAAGCAAGCCAATTTACGCACCGCCCCAACCGCCCCTCCGCAAGCCATCTCGAACGCGAACCCGCAACAATCGGAATATAAATGGGGGCGTATCGAACTCGTTTATTGGACCTCGTTCTCAGGTGAAAAACACACTGGCTTGCTGGTCAAACCCGAAGACTTTGACCCGACAAATCAATACCCCATGATTGTCAATTTTTATGAAAAAGTGTCCGATGGGCTGCACCAACATCGCTCGCCCGATTTCCATCGCTCGCAAATCAACTATACCTACTATGCCAGCCGCGGCTATTTGATATTTGCTCCCGACATACATTACCAAACAGGCTTTCCCGGCGAAAGTGCCTTCAACGCCATCATGAGCGGCGTGGCGGCGCTCATCGAAAAAGGGTTCGTTGCTCCCAAACGGGTCGCCTTGCAGGGGCATTCATGGGGCGGCTATCAGGCTGCATACATCGTGACGCGCACCAACCTTTTCGCCTGTGCGGAAGCGGGTGCCCCGGTCGCCAACATGACCTCGGCGTATGGCGGCATTCGGTGGGAGTCGGGCCTAAGTCGCGCCTTCCAATATGAGCGCCAACAGAGCCGCATCGGGGGCACGTTGTGGGAATACCCCATGCGCTATTTGGAAAACTCTCCCCTCTTCTCGCTCGATAAAGTGCAGACACCCTTGTTGATTTTGCACAACGACAAAGACGGCGCGGTGCCATGGTATCAGGGCATTGAATTGTTCACCGCCCTGCGCCGACTTGGAAAACCGGCTTGGCTGCTCAACTACAACGATGAGCCGCATTGGCCCGTGAAATTGCAAAATCGCATTGATTTTCAAGTTCGCATGGCGCAGTTTTTCGACCACTACCTGCTAGGGGCACCGCTACCACGCTGGATGCAAAGAGGAGTGCCGCCCATCGAAAAAGGCATTTTGCAAGGCTTGGAGCTGGCCGAAGAGCGGCACTAG
- the nhaD gene encoding sodium:proton antiporter NhaD gives MSLLIVIVFVLGYAAITLEHSLKINKAAFALVTGVLCWTLYILGEPNKEIVSHHLTEHMGEISEILFFLLGAMVIVELIDAHDGFEIVTERIQTTDKRRLLWLICTIAFFMSALLDNLTTTIVMVSLLRKIIADREERLLFIGLVVVAANAGGAWSPMGDVTTTMLWIGGQVTALSIVKMLIIPSLACMIVPLLIISRGAKGKVKPPADVVTHGLTTTARERNSVFAIGLGALLFVPVFKTVTHLPPFMGMLLGLGVMWIVTELIHNGKDEVEKGTRSVIHALRKIDSPSILFFLGILVAVAALQSLGLLGNLAAWLDRTIGNITIVVILIGFLSAIVDNVPLVAAAQGMYTLEQFPTDHYFWEFLAYCAGTGGSALIIGSAAGVAAMGMEHINFFWYVRRITFWAVIGYLAGALVFVLQYALVH, from the coding sequence ATGAGCCTACTGATTGTTATCGTTTTTGTTCTCGGTTACGCAGCCATTACCTTAGAACACTCTCTCAAAATCAACAAAGCCGCCTTCGCCTTGGTGACGGGCGTGCTGTGCTGGACGCTTTATATTTTAGGCGAACCAAATAAAGAAATCGTGTCGCACCACTTGACGGAGCACATGGGAGAAATCTCCGAAATCCTTTTCTTTTTGCTCGGAGCCATGGTCATCGTGGAGTTGATAGATGCGCACGACGGGTTTGAGATAGTGACAGAGCGCATTCAGACCACCGACAAGCGCCGATTGCTTTGGCTGATTTGCACGATTGCTTTTTTTATGTCGGCGCTGCTCGATAACCTAACCACGACCATTGTGATGGTCAGTCTGCTGCGCAAAATCATAGCCGACCGGGAAGAGCGCCTATTGTTTATTGGGCTGGTGGTAGTGGCGGCTAATGCGGGTGGGGCTTGGTCGCCTATGGGCGACGTGACCACCACCATGCTCTGGATAGGCGGCCAAGTGACGGCGCTCAGCATCGTGAAAATGCTCATCATACCGAGTTTGGCTTGCATGATTGTGCCCTTGCTCATCATCTCGCGCGGGGCCAAAGGCAAGGTGAAGCCGCCTGCCGACGTGGTGACGCATGGCCTCACCACCACAGCGCGGGAGCGCAATTCGGTGTTTGCCATCGGGCTGGGCGCCTTGTTGTTCGTGCCCGTGTTCAAGACCGTGACGCACCTGCCCCCATTCATGGGAATGTTGCTCGGCTTGGGCGTCATGTGGATTGTCACCGAGCTCATCCACAATGGCAAAGACGAGGTGGAAAAGGGCACGCGCTCCGTGATACATGCGCTGCGGAAAATTGACTCCCCCAGTATCCTGTTCTTCCTCGGCATTCTGGTCGCCGTAGCCGCTCTTCAAAGTCTAGGGCTGCTTGGCAATCTGGCCGCTTGGCTCGACCGCACGATTGGCAACATCACCATCGTCGTCATCCTCATTGGCTTCTTGTCGGCCATCGTGGACAACGTGCCGCTCGTGGCAGCCGCACAAGGAATGTACACATTGGAACAGTTCCCCACCGACCACTATTTCTGGGAGTTTCTCGCCTACTGCGCAGGCACGGGAGGCAGCGCGCTCATCATTGGCTCGGCTGCGGGTGTAGCGGCCATGGGTATGGAGCACATCAATTTCTTTTGGTATGTGCGGCGCATTACTTTCTGGGCAGTAATCGGCTATTTGGCAGGTGCCTTAGTCTTTGTGTTGCAGTACGCTTTGGTGCATTAG
- a CDS encoding aminopeptidase: protein MISILNKYAQLLVHYCLQVKPGDKVFISTTLLAEPLVREVFRVAYAAGAALVEYDLAFRERERIYMENASEAALRVPPVLTRLAMESFDCYLNIRAPFNLRETSGATPEQAQIRTEALAPINKAYFERTADRRLKRNLCQFPTDAAAQEAGMGLGEYEQFVFGACKLFADDPAAAWMQVRAQQQRIVDHLNRCSIVRYLNEDTDITFSTKGRIWMNSDGQTNMPSGEVYTSPVENAVNGTVRFSYPCIHQGNEVEGVTLWVKDGLIEKWEARRGKEYLDYVFSLPGARCFGEAAIGTNYDIQRMTKNILFDEKIGGTVHLAIGQSYLQTGGKNESPVHWDMITDMTQHGEIWADGEKIYERGKFLI from the coding sequence ATGATTTCGATATTGAACAAATATGCCCAACTGCTCGTCCACTATTGCCTGCAAGTAAAACCCGGCGACAAAGTTTTCATCTCCACCACCTTATTGGCCGAGCCGCTCGTGCGTGAAGTGTTTCGGGTGGCCTACGCAGCGGGTGCCGCGCTGGTCGAATACGACCTTGCCTTCCGCGAGCGCGAGCGCATTTACATGGAAAATGCCAGCGAGGCGGCGCTCCGTGTGCCACCAGTGCTCACGCGGTTGGCTATGGAATCTTTTGATTGTTATCTGAATATCCGGGCACCTTTCAACTTGCGCGAGACTTCTGGCGCCACGCCCGAACAGGCACAAATACGCACCGAGGCCCTCGCACCTATCAACAAGGCATATTTTGAGCGCACCGCCGACCGCCGGCTGAAGCGCAACTTGTGCCAGTTCCCAACCGATGCGGCCGCTCAGGAGGCGGGCATGGGGCTGGGTGAGTACGAGCAGTTCGTGTTTGGCGCGTGCAAGCTTTTCGCCGACGACCCTGCCGCCGCGTGGATGCAGGTGCGGGCGCAACAACAACGGATTGTTGACCATCTGAACCGATGCTCCATCGTTCGTTATCTCAACGAGGACACGGACATTACGTTCTCTACAAAGGGCCGCATCTGGATGAACTCGGATGGGCAAACCAATATGCCTTCAGGGGAGGTTTATACCAGCCCTGTGGAGAACGCGGTGAACGGGACGGTGCGTTTTTCATATCCCTGCATTCATCAAGGCAATGAAGTGGAAGGGGTGACACTTTGGGTCAAGGATGGCCTTATTGAAAAATGGGAAGCGCGACGCGGTAAGGAGTACCTCGACTATGTCTTTTCACTACCCGGCGCCCGGTGCTTTGGCGAGGCGGCCATCGGTACTAATTATGATATTCAGCGAATGACCAAAAATATCTTGTTCGACGAGAAGATTGGCGGCACCGTCCATTTGGCGATTGGCCAAAGTTATTTGCAAACGGGGGGTAAAAACGAATCGCCCGTGCATTGGGACATGATTACCGACATGACCCAGCACGGGGAAATTTGGGCAGATGGAGAGAAAATCTATGAGCGCGGCAAGTTTTTGATTTGA
- a CDS encoding heme-binding domain-containing protein, which produces MNRKRILIGLAALLVLIQLIRIDKTNPPVDPKIDFATAVRPPAEVLAVIKDACYDCHSHEVKYPWYSNVAPVSWWLKHHVNEALEHFNFSTLGILKPEDLKWALGSAAEEIREKEMPLKSYTLMHPEARLSDEQRALLATWLDTFVPPSTGYGETEEEKD; this is translated from the coding sequence ATGAATCGCAAACGTATTTTAATTGGGTTGGCCGCGTTGCTCGTGCTCATCCAACTCATCCGCATTGACAAGACCAACCCTCCCGTGGACCCCAAAATTGACTTCGCCACCGCCGTGCGCCCCCCTGCCGAAGTATTGGCAGTGATAAAGGACGCTTGCTACGACTGTCATTCCCACGAGGTGAAATACCCGTGGTACAGCAACGTCGCCCCGGTCTCTTGGTGGCTTAAACATCACGTCAACGAGGCGCTCGAACACTTCAACTTTTCTACCTTGGGCATCTTGAAGCCAGAAGATTTGAAATGGGCACTCGGCTCCGCCGCCGAAGAAATCCGCGAGAAGGAGATGCCATTGAAAAGCTATACGCTGATGCACCCGGAGGCACGACTGAGCGACGAACAACGCGCCCTACTTGCCACATGGCTCGACACGTTTGTGCCACCCTCGACGGGCTATGGTGAGACGGAGGAGGAAAAAGATTGA
- the rlmD gene encoding 23S rRNA (uracil(1939)-C(5))-methyltransferase RlmD has product MTKKHTVVQNIAIHGIADRGKGVGRTVDGLAVFVEGAVPGDVVDVFIQKKKGGFAEGKVERIVKPSPDRAEPFCEHFSVCGGCKWQNLDYQAQLRHKQQVVEDALLRIGKIQLGEMLPILGAPETVFYRNKLEFGFSNKRWLLPGEMDAASSAETSPANLNALGFHKAGFFDKIIDIEHCWLQAEPSNALRNTCRQIAFEQNLAFYDLRTHKGFLRNLMVRLTTTGETMLLVSFARNDAAAIRQYLDAILEKFPGLTTLVYTVNTKLNDSMFDLEMVPYFGKGYVVEQLGGLKFKIGPKSFFQTNSLQGKRLYDVAADFAGLTGKENVYDLYTGTGSIALYLARQCRQVVGIEEVPEAIADAEENMRLNGITNAVFYAGDVKQVLTAEFAERHGRPDVVVTDPPRAGMHEKAVRFLLELAAPRIVYVSCNPATQARDLQWLSEKYATLKAQPVDMFPHTHHIENVALLELK; this is encoded by the coding sequence ATGACTAAAAAACATACAGTAGTCCAAAACATCGCTATTCACGGCATAGCGGACAGGGGCAAAGGCGTGGGCCGCACGGTGGATGGGTTGGCCGTGTTTGTGGAGGGTGCAGTGCCCGGCGATGTGGTGGATGTGTTCATCCAAAAGAAAAAAGGCGGTTTTGCGGAGGGCAAGGTCGAGCGCATCGTGAAGCCGTCGCCCGACCGGGCGGAACCATTCTGCGAGCACTTCTCCGTCTGTGGGGGATGCAAATGGCAAAATCTTGACTATCAGGCACAGTTGCGCCACAAGCAGCAGGTGGTGGAGGATGCCTTGCTCCGCATCGGCAAAATACAGCTCGGCGAGATGCTGCCCATTTTGGGCGCGCCGGAAACGGTTTTTTACCGCAATAAACTGGAGTTTGGGTTTTCAAACAAAAGGTGGCTGTTGCCGGGCGAGATGGATGCCGCGTCGTCCGCCGAAACTTCGCCCGCGAATTTGAACGCACTCGGCTTTCACAAGGCTGGTTTTTTCGATAAAATCATTGACATCGAGCATTGTTGGCTACAAGCCGAGCCTTCCAACGCGCTGCGCAACACTTGCCGCCAAATTGCTTTTGAGCAAAATTTGGCGTTTTACGATTTGCGCACGCACAAGGGTTTTTTGCGCAACCTGATGGTGCGGCTTACCACGACTGGCGAAACAATGTTGCTGGTCAGTTTTGCTCGAAACGACGCTGCGGCGATTCGCCAGTATCTGGATGCCATTTTGGAAAAATTTCCAGGTTTGACCACGCTGGTTTATACGGTGAACACGAAGCTGAATGACTCCATGTTCGACCTTGAGATGGTTCCTTATTTTGGGAAAGGCTATGTCGTGGAGCAGTTGGGTGGTTTGAAATTCAAAATTGGCCCCAAATCTTTTTTCCAAACCAACTCTTTGCAAGGCAAACGGTTGTACGACGTGGCAGCCGATTTCGCTGGCCTGACCGGCAAGGAAAATGTGTATGACCTTTACACTGGCACGGGGAGCATCGCGCTTTACTTGGCTCGCCAATGCCGACAGGTGGTGGGCATAGAGGAGGTGCCGGAGGCCATTGCCGACGCGGAGGAAAATATGCGGCTCAATGGCATCACCAACGCCGTTTTCTATGCGGGCGATGTGAAACAGGTGCTGACCGCTGAGTTTGCCGAACGGCATGGACGGCCCGATGTGGTCGTCACTGACCCACCTCGCGCGGGAATGCACGAAAAGGCTGTGCGGTTTTTGTTGGAGCTGGCCGCTCCGCGCATCGTTTACGTCAGTTGCAACCCTGCTACGCAAGCGCGTGATTTGCAGTGGCTTTCCGAAAAGTACGCTACGCTGAAAGCACAACCAGTAGATATGTTTCCTCACACGCACCACATAGAGAACGTGGCCTTGTTAGAACTGAAATAG
- a CDS encoding potassium/proton antiporter yields the protein MLPTLPYILLAAGILIIVNLVAGRFATRFGAPTLLATLAIGVIFGNGGPYDFDYNFPVVTLRFSEIALCVIIFAGGFESNWKRFRPIFWQGVSLATLGVLLTVVATAVFAYGLLGWSWTHSLLLGAVVSATDAAAVFSILENNNLSLKPGVREVLELESGANDPMAFFLTLSVSAMLISQPSDAGLLALSGNFLWTMFVGAATGLLAGKFIHLLARHVPLKRGQFPIVLLAWILILYAVNSLLGGSAFLSVYLAGMILGNSPWVQRDFNIHFFESFSWLMETALFLVLGLQVYLFELQDVLWEGLILSAVLIFVSRPFGVLGSLVFFKKIGWRFKVFYSWVGLRGATPIVFALIPIVSQVPEAHKIFNIAFIVVVVSMLVQGTTVSGMAKVAGVEQT from the coding sequence ATGTTGCCAACCCTTCCATACATTTTGCTCGCAGCGGGCATACTTATTATTGTCAATTTAGTGGCCGGGCGGTTCGCCACTCGATTCGGAGCGCCCACCCTTTTGGCCACGCTGGCTATCGGCGTGATTTTCGGCAATGGCGGGCCTTATGATTTTGACTACAACTTCCCGGTGGTGACGCTTCGCTTCAGCGAAATAGCCTTGTGTGTCATCATCTTTGCGGGTGGTTTCGAGTCCAATTGGAAGCGTTTTCGCCCTATCTTCTGGCAGGGTGTTTCTTTGGCGACGTTGGGCGTATTGTTGACGGTGGTGGCTACCGCCGTGTTCGCTTATGGTTTGTTGGGGTGGTCGTGGACGCATAGTTTATTGTTGGGGGCAGTGGTGTCTGCGACGGATGCGGCGGCTGTTTTTTCCATTCTGGAAAATAACAACCTGAGCTTGAAACCGGGTGTGCGCGAGGTGCTTGAATTGGAATCGGGGGCCAACGACCCAATGGCTTTTTTCCTGACCCTAAGTGTGTCGGCCATGCTCATATCGCAGCCATCCGACGCGGGTTTGCTTGCCTTGTCGGGCAATTTTTTGTGGACGATGTTTGTGGGTGCTGCAACAGGGCTATTGGCCGGTAAATTCATTCATTTGTTGGCACGGCACGTTCCGCTCAAAAGAGGCCAGTTCCCAATAGTGTTGTTAGCGTGGATATTGATTTTGTATGCGGTAAATTCCTTGTTGGGAGGCAGCGCGTTTTTGTCGGTATATCTGGCGGGAATGATTTTGGGCAACTCTCCGTGGGTGCAACGGGATTTCAACATCCATTTTTTTGAAAGTTTTTCTTGGCTGATGGAGACGGCTCTTTTCTTGGTATTGGGGCTTCAAGTGTATTTGTTCGAGTTGCAAGACGTACTTTGGGAAGGACTCATTTTGTCCGCCGTTTTGATTTTCGTATCGCGTCCTTTTGGGGTGTTGGGGTCTTTGGTTTTTTTCAAAAAAATTGGCTGGCGGTTCAAAGTCTTTTATTCTTGGGTGGGTCTTCGCGGTGCCACGCCTATTGTGTTTGCCTTGATTCCAATAGTGAGCCAAGTGCCAGAGGCTCACAAAATTTTCAACATTGCTTTTATCGTGGTAGTGGTTTCTATGCTGGTGCAGGGCACCACTGTGTCTGGAATGGCAAAGGTGGCGGGTGTGGAGCAGACATGA